Within the Neosynechococcus sphagnicola sy1 genome, the region AGATCAGCAGCGCAAGCTGGTGCAGGAAGAGTTCCAGGATCTGGAAGGCACGGTCCTGCAAGCCAGAGTGCTGCGCTTTGAGCGCCAATCGGTGATTATGGCCGTCAATAGTGGTTTTGGGCAACCGGAGGTCGAAGCCGAACTCTCGAAGCGAGAACAACTGCCCAACGATAACTATCGCGCCAATGCCACCTTCAAGGTCTATCTGAAGCGCGTTTCCGATGGGCCTCACCGGGGGCCGCAACTTCAGGTATCCCGTGCGGATGCCGGGTTGGTTGTCTATCTGTTCGCCAACGAGGTACCGGAGATCGAGGACGAAGTTGTCCGCATTGTCGCTGTGGCACGGGAAGCCAATCCTCCCTCTCGCTATGTGGGGCCTCGAACGAAGATCGCCGTCGATACCCTGGAACGAGACGTTGATCCAGTGGGGGCTTGCATTGGAGCCAGGGGTTCCCGTATTCAGGTCGTGGTCAATGAACTGCGAGGGGAAAAAATTGATGTCATCCGTTGGTCTCCCGATCCGGCCACCTACATTGCCAATGCCCTTAGTCCTGCCAGAGTCGATGAAGTCAGGCTCGTGGATCCAGAAGAACGCCAAGCCCATGTCCTCGTCCCAGAAGACCAGTTAAGCTTGGCAATTGGCAAGGAAGGCCAGAATGTGCGGTTGGCCGCCCGACTCACCGGTTGGAAAATTGATATCAAGGATGCCGCCAAGTACGACTACGAAGCTGAAAATCGCAAGATCAATGCTGCGGCAGAGGCCCGCTACCAAGCACAGCTGCAAGCCCATGATCAGGCAGCAGAACTAGAAGCAGAAGAGGAATATGAGGAGGAGGAAGAGAATGAACTCGAAACAGCAGCAGACCCCAATCGAGCCCCATCGTTAGTGTCTGCCGATGTCCACTACCCCGGCGAATAACCTGAGGATGGAAACAGCCAGCGCCCATCGGATCACGTTCCATGACCACACCCAATACTCGACGGTGCATTAGCTGCGGCAAGATGGATCTTAAATCAGCCTTTTGGCGGGTGGTTCGGGTTCATCCATCGCAGATGGTTCAATTGGATCAGGGAATGGGGCGCTCAGCCTATTTATGTCCTCAACAGAATTGCCTGCAAACGGCTCAAAAGAAAAAGCGTCTAGAACGCACCCTGAGGGTCAAAGTCTCCCAAGAAGTTTATCAGCAGCTATGGCATCGACTGGAGGGCAGTATTCAGGCTGGGAAAGGCTAGACAATGTCTGTTATCTTGCCGTTTTTACACCCACTTTTCTGAAGCAATCAGCAGCATGGAACCTGGCAGGCGCACTAAATATTACAAAAAGTTGCGGCGGTTTTTGCTGGATTATTGCAAGATCAGGGTTAAAGCAGCTTACGCTAGTGAAGGACAACTACCGTTCTCACTCAGAGGCAAGAGATTGCCATTGGGGAATGGGAGTCAATCAGAGACCCACCAGTCAGCAGTTGTCAGTCCAGCCGATGTAACC harbors:
- a CDS encoding YlxR family protein — protein: MTTPNTRRCISCGKMDLKSAFWRVVRVHPSQMVQLDQGMGRSAYLCPQQNCLQTAQKKKRLERTLRVKVSQEVYQQLWHRLEGSIQAGKG
- the nusA gene encoding transcription termination factor NusA yields the protein MSMVSLPGLRDMIDSISRERNLPKHAVQEALREALLKGYERFRRTQQLENPHHDEHYFDNFDIELDIEEEGFRVLATKIIVQEVEIPDHQIALQEVQEVAEEAQLGSEVILDVTPEQGEFGRMAAIQTKQVLAQKLRDQQRKLVQEEFQDLEGTVLQARVLRFERQSVIMAVNSGFGQPEVEAELSKREQLPNDNYRANATFKVYLKRVSDGPHRGPQLQVSRADAGLVVYLFANEVPEIEDEVVRIVAVAREANPPSRYVGPRTKIAVDTLERDVDPVGACIGARGSRIQVVVNELRGEKIDVIRWSPDPATYIANALSPARVDEVRLVDPEERQAHVLVPEDQLSLAIGKEGQNVRLAARLTGWKIDIKDAAKYDYEAENRKINAAAEARYQAQLQAHDQAAELEAEEEYEEEEENELETAADPNRAPSLVSADVHYPGE